In Lacerta agilis isolate rLacAgi1 chromosome 1, rLacAgi1.pri, whole genome shotgun sequence, the following proteins share a genomic window:
- the FZD7 gene encoding frizzled-7, whose protein sequence is MDHSVHRWRNGSVHLAVNQKTDHCNSPLASDRRESRLSERSTPSRLPHPRAGGCKIKQSQPRRRRCVTPFAARPVGRKVLEVRAALALGATRRRAAQTSLVLRASLPGARVFGFSGCPLLRRIMGRGESIRRRAAAPLPPPPPAGLWALAWCALVWGLPRGAGAQPYQGEKGISVPDHGFCQPISIPLCTDIAYNQTILPNLLGHTSQEDAGLEVHQFYPLVKVQCSPELRFFLCSMYAPVCTVLERAIPPCRSLCERARQGCEALMNKFGFQWPERLRCENFPVQGADEICVGQNTSDTSGGAGGTGGGGAPGAGYPAAAASSPTPPLPDPPSHPLPPSSSAFSCPRQLKVPPYLGYRFLGERDCGAPCEPGLPHGLMYFKEAEVRFARLLVGIWSVLCCASTLFTVLTYLVDMRRFSYPERPIIFLSGCYFMVAVAYLAGFVLEDKVVCVERFSEDGYRTVVQGTKKEGCTILFMILYFFGMASSIWWVILSLTWFLAAGMKWGHEAIEANSQYFHLAAWAVPAIKTITILAMGQVDGDVLSGVCYVGIYSVDALRGFVLAPLFVYLFIGTSFLLAGFVSLFRIRTIMKHDGTKTEKLEKLMVRIGVFSVLYTVPATIVLACYFYEQAFRDTWERTWLLQTCNSYAISCPANVAPMSPDFTVFVIKYLMTMVVGITTGFWIWTGKTLQSWRRFYHRLSTGSKGETAV, encoded by the exons ATGGACCACTCTGTCCACAGGTGGCGCAATGGGTCGGTGCAcctggctgttaaccaaaag ACGGATCACTGCAACAGCCCTTTGGCGAGCGATCGACGGGAGAGCCGGCTGAGCGAGCGATCCACCCCCTCCCGCCTCCCCCACCCGAGAGCAGGCGGCTGCAAGATCAAGCAGAGccagccccgccgccgccgctgtgtGACCCCTTTTGCTGCTCGCCCTGTTGGGAGGAAAGTCCTGGAGGTCCGGGCGGCTCTTGCCTTGGGAGCCACGCGGCGCCGGGCTGCGCAGACCTCCCTCGTGCTCCGCGCCTCTCTCCCCGGTGCGCGCGTGTTCGGCTTCTCCGGCTGCCCGCTGCTGCGCCGGATCATGGGCCGGGGAGAGTCGATCAGGAGGCGGGCGGCGgcgccccttcctcctcctcctcccgcgggCCTGTGGGCCTTGGCGTGGTGCGCCCTCGTCTGGGGCCTCCCGCGGGGCGCCGGCGCGCAGCCTTACCAGGGCGAGAAGGGCATCTCCGTACCGGACCACGGTTTCTGCCAGCCCATCTCCATCCCGCTGTGCACGGACATCGCCTACAACCAGACCATCCTGCCCAACCTGCTGGGTCACACGAGCCAGGAGGACGCGGGCCTGGAGGTGCACCAGTTCTACCCGCTGGTGAAAGTGCAGTGCTCGCCCGAGCTGCGCTTCTTCCTGTGCTCCATGTACGCGCCCGTGTGCACCGTCCTGGAGCGGGCCATCCCGCCGTGCCGCTCGCTGTGCGAGAGGGCGCGCCAGGGCTGCGAGGCCCTCATGAACAAGTTCGGCTTCCAGTGGCCCGAGCGCCTCCGCTGCGAGAACTTCCCCGTCCAGGGCGCCGACGAGATCTGCGTGGGCCAAAACACCTCGGACACCTCCGGGGGCGCGGGAGGgacgggcggcggcggcgcccccgGAGCCGGCtaccccgccgccgccgcctcctcccccactcccccgCTGCCCGACCCCCCGTCGCACcctctgcccccctccagctccgCTTTCTCTTGCCCCCGCCAGCTCAAGGTGCCCCCATACCTGGGCTACCGCTTCCTGGGCGAGAGGGACTGTGGCGCCCCCTGTGAGCCGGGCCTGCCCCACGGGCTGATGTACTTCAAGGAGGCGGAGGTCCGCTTTGCCCGCTTGCTGGTGGGCATCTGGTCCGTGCTGTGTTGCGCCTCCACCCTGTTCACCGTGCTGACTTACCTGGTGGACATGCGGCGCTTCAGCTACCCGGAGAGGCCCATCATCTTCCTCTCCGGGTGCTACTTCATGGTGGCCGTGGCTTACCTGGCCGGCTTCGTCCTGGAAGACAAGGTGGTGTGCGTGGAACGCTTCTCCGAGGACGGCTACCGCACGGTGGTGCAGGGCACCAAGAAGGAGGGCTGCACCATCCTCTTCATGATCCTCTACTTCTTTGGCAtggccagctccatctggtgggTCATCCTCTCTCTCACCTGGTTCCTGGCGGCCGGCATGAAATGGGGCCACGAGGCCATTGAGGCCAATTCCCAATACTTCCACTTGGCTGCCTGGGCCGTGCCAGCCATCAAGACCATCACTATCCTGGCCATGGGGCAGGTGGACGGAGATGTCCTCAGCGGGGTCTGCTACGTGGGCATCTACAGCGTGGACGCCCTGCGGGGCTTCGTCCTGGCCCCGCTCTTCGTCTACCTCTTCATCGGCACCTCCTTCCTGCTGGCCGGCTTCGTGTCCCTCTTCCGCATCAGGACCATCATGAAGCACGACGGCACCAAGACGGAGAAGCTGGAGAAGCTGATGGTGAGGATCGGGGTCTTCAGCGTCCTCTACACGGTGCCGGCCACCATTGTGCTGGCCTGCTACTTCTACGAGCAGGCCTTCCGGGACACCTGGGAGAGGACCTGGCTCCTCCAGACCTGCAACAGCTACGCCATCTCTTGCCCTGCCAACGTGGCCCCCATGAGCCCCGACTTCACGGTCTTTGTCATCAAGTATCTCATGACCATGGTTGTAGGCATCACCACCGGCTTCTGGATTTGGACGGGCAAGACCCTCCAGTCCTGGCGCCGTTTCTACCACAGACTTAGCACCGGGAGCAAAGGGGAGACGGCTGTATGA